Proteins encoded within one genomic window of Paraglaciecola psychrophila 170:
- a CDS encoding lipoprotein-releasing ABC transporter permease subunit, protein MFYPLSAFIGLRYAKATKGSHFIAFINFFSVAGIALGLMALITVLSVMNGFEGELKLRNLGITPHVLVQKKIDTDITPNMFEHIEGVIASAQQIDSEGIVQSSQGLKGVMFQGIQPDVMQRSSIIAENMLSGRLTDLVKGEYGIIIGRALSIKLNLRMGEPARLIASENSYFGPFGRIYSQRVFRVVGIFDMGSALDDKAVLMHIDDAARLLRGKKSKLAQTRLFLADAFNYKSVVQALEAQGYSSTNWRDQQGVLFDAVKMEKNMMSLMLLLIISVAAFNIVSALVMVVTEKQGDIAILLTQGMTRNNIMGIFLFNGIYNGIKGTAIGVVTGVLLVTQINNVIKLFNLPIFLSPGGQGVPTDLQWQQVVFLIVTSLILCFLASLYPAYRAVRVNPADALKYE, encoded by the coding sequence ATGTTTTACCCACTTTCAGCCTTTATTGGTTTACGTTACGCCAAAGCTACTAAAGGCAGTCATTTTATTGCATTTATAAATTTTTTCTCTGTTGCAGGCATCGCCCTTGGCTTGATGGCCTTGATCACCGTTTTATCTGTGATGAATGGTTTTGAAGGGGAACTTAAATTACGCAATTTAGGGATCACGCCTCATGTGTTGGTACAAAAAAAGATTGATACTGATATTACACCTAATATGTTCGAGCATATTGAAGGTGTGATTGCCAGCGCCCAACAGATCGATTCAGAAGGCATAGTGCAATCCTCTCAAGGGCTCAAAGGGGTCATGTTTCAAGGCATTCAACCCGATGTGATGCAGCGCTCCTCAATTATTGCTGAAAATATGTTATCCGGCCGGCTGACCGATTTAGTTAAAGGTGAATATGGAATTATCATTGGCCGCGCTCTGTCTATTAAATTAAATTTACGGATGGGCGAACCAGCCCGTCTGATCGCGTCTGAAAACAGTTACTTCGGTCCCTTTGGGCGTATCTACAGCCAGAGAGTGTTCCGCGTCGTAGGCATATTTGATATGGGCTCTGCCTTGGACGATAAAGCCGTGTTAATGCACATTGATGATGCCGCTAGGTTATTAAGAGGTAAAAAATCGAAATTAGCCCAAACACGTTTGTTTTTAGCTGATGCCTTTAATTATAAAAGTGTGGTGCAGGCATTAGAAGCCCAAGGCTATAGCTCAACCAACTGGCGTGACCAGCAGGGCGTGTTATTCGACGCAGTGAAGATGGAAAAGAATATGATGTCGCTGATGTTGTTGCTAATTATCTCGGTCGCAGCTTTTAACATAGTATCGGCTCTGGTCATGGTGGTGACCGAGAAACAAGGTGATATCGCTATACTCTTAACGCAGGGCATGACCCGCAATAATATTATGGGTATTTTTCTGTTTAATGGTATTTACAACGGTATAAAAGGCACTGCGATTGGTGTGGTGACGGGTGTATTATTGGTGACTCAAATCAATAATGTGATCAAGTTATTTAATTTACCCATATTTTTGAGCCCCGGGGGGCAGGGTGTTCCCACCGATTTACAATGGCAACAAGTGGTATTTCTTATTGTCACGTCACTTATTTTATGTTTTCTGGCTAGCCTTTATCCAGCGTATCGCGCCGTAAGAGTTAATCCGGCGGATGCTTTAAAATATGAATAA
- a CDS encoding MmcQ/YjbR family DNA-binding protein, with protein MDQKQAREYLLNKPFTVETFPFGDGVSVFKVKHKMFATLALGKDNESDDTDNGICWMNLKCDPQEAIMLRDIFPSVIPGYHMSKVHWNTVKLDGSVPEGEIQRMMDNSFNLVVSNMITKDQESILLHL; from the coding sequence ATGGATCAAAAACAAGCCAGAGAATACCTATTAAACAAACCTTTTACAGTTGAAACATTTCCTTTTGGTGATGGCGTATCTGTGTTCAAAGTCAAACATAAAATGTTTGCGACTTTGGCCTTAGGCAAAGACAATGAGTCAGATGATACCGATAATGGTATTTGTTGGATGAACCTTAAATGTGATCCTCAAGAAGCCATTATGCTGCGAGACATCTTCCCATCCGTTATTCCCGGTTATCATATGAGTAAAGTACATTGGAATACAGTCAAGCTAGATGGCTCAGTCCCTGAAGGGGAAATACAGCGGATGATGGATAACTCTTTCAATTTGGTAGTAAGTAATATGATTACAAAAGACCAAGAATCGATTTTGCTACATCTTTAA
- a CDS encoding phosphoribosyltransferase, protein MEKTFITAQQLLEDSFRVAAQVYESGFRPHFIIGIWRGGAPIGIAVQEYFDFKKVETDHIAVRTSSYYGIGQQSKTIKVHGLHYLIENANAEDSLLIVDDVFDSGRSVEALMKQIKNLSRANMPKDVRIACPYYKPQNNKTDIVPDYYVHESDEWLVFPHEISGLTPDEIIKGKTDLKNVMHLLKQD, encoded by the coding sequence ATGGAAAAAACGTTTATCACTGCACAACAGCTACTTGAAGATTCATTTCGAGTAGCCGCTCAAGTTTATGAAAGTGGCTTTCGCCCACATTTTATAATCGGTATTTGGCGTGGCGGTGCACCCATTGGTATCGCAGTGCAAGAGTATTTTGATTTTAAGAAAGTTGAAACTGATCATATAGCCGTGCGTACTTCTTCATATTATGGAATTGGTCAACAATCTAAAACCATCAAAGTGCACGGTTTACATTACTTGATTGAAAACGCCAATGCCGAAGACAGCCTATTAATTGTTGATGACGTATTTGATTCAGGCCGCAGTGTTGAAGCTTTGATGAAACAAATTAAAAATTTATCTCGGGCAAATATGCCAAAAGATGTGCGTATAGCTTGTCCGTATTATAAACCTCAAAATAACAAAACTGACATCGTGCCTGATTATTATGTGCACGAAAGTGACGAATGGTTAGTCTTTCCCCATGAAATATCTGGACTCACACCAGATGAAATTATTAAAGGCAAAACAGATTTAAAAAACGTAATGCATCTGTTGAAGCAAGATTAA
- a CDS encoding ATP-binding cassette domain-containing protein has protein sequence MTRLTLSNISLQHSNGGMLFCHINFNLPEGLTALVGENGVGKSLLADIIRGKVKATTGTVEVIGPLFFLGQNTHVAFTRNETVAEYLGAASKLDALKNIDGGSIAPQDYQTVGDDWLFAATFKVQLAKLSKHITAYSKLSELSGGELIKVMLWSLFFKAELQDGILILDEPSNHLDSETKQWLTEKLLSFTGRCLLISHDRMLLNLCRHIAKLTPGGIELVESNYDAFELQNLQHEKATAKKLNQLQVLQNKAILSAQRDTEKAQKRASQGANKGKKGGMPKVLLGAKQHKAESSLSAKITQHQSKITNIEQQIQAAKTDNTLKPIQFGFRTNLQKMKRLINLQEITLPHTNNTISMEVKQGEKCYLNGINGSGKSTLLHLLKNLSGAQDRRQEIGYKDILETLSVSGSAHINTQICLLDQHCSLIQSQNNMLENLSYFCSHLSHSELRTLLATNGFRKDKVFQKAGLLSGGEKMRLAMLIASQHQNSLLLLDEPDNHLDIRSKHILSDALLRYNSGFILVSHDQEFVSKCGITHTYSLTID, from the coding sequence TTGACACGCTTAACACTTAGCAATATTTCATTACAGCATAGCAATGGTGGTATGCTGTTTTGCCACATCAACTTCAATTTACCCGAAGGACTAACCGCACTTGTAGGTGAAAATGGTGTTGGTAAATCCTTACTGGCAGACATTATTAGAGGAAAAGTTAAGGCAACCACAGGAACCGTTGAAGTTATCGGGCCACTTTTCTTTCTAGGGCAAAATACACACGTTGCTTTTACTCGTAATGAAACAGTGGCAGAGTATCTTGGGGCTGCATCTAAACTTGATGCACTTAAAAATATTGATGGTGGCAGTATTGCACCACAAGACTATCAAACAGTCGGTGACGATTGGCTATTTGCTGCTACCTTTAAAGTACAATTGGCAAAACTATCCAAACACATAACCGCATATTCAAAATTATCTGAATTAAGTGGTGGCGAATTAATAAAAGTGATGTTGTGGAGCCTTTTTTTTAAGGCTGAGTTGCAAGATGGCATACTGATACTCGACGAACCCAGTAATCATTTAGATAGTGAAACCAAACAGTGGTTAACAGAGAAATTATTATCTTTCACAGGTAGGTGTTTGCTGATTAGCCATGACCGCATGTTACTTAACCTTTGTCGACATATAGCAAAACTAACCCCCGGGGGTATAGAGTTAGTTGAATCAAATTATGATGCGTTTGAACTACAGAACTTGCAACACGAGAAAGCGACAGCCAAAAAGCTGAATCAATTACAGGTACTGCAAAACAAAGCAATCCTCAGCGCGCAGCGTGATACAGAAAAAGCACAAAAACGTGCTAGCCAAGGAGCGAATAAAGGTAAAAAAGGAGGAATGCCTAAAGTGTTACTGGGTGCTAAACAACATAAAGCCGAGTCATCATTAAGCGCAAAAATAACACAGCATCAATCCAAAATAACGAATATCGAGCAACAAATACAAGCAGCGAAAACTGACAATACACTTAAACCGATACAATTTGGGTTTAGGACCAATCTACAAAAAATGAAAAGACTGATTAATCTGCAAGAGATCACCCTGCCACACACGAATAACACAATATCGATGGAAGTTAAGCAAGGCGAAAAATGCTATTTGAATGGTATCAATGGATCGGGGAAATCGACACTCTTACACCTATTAAAGAATCTTTCAGGTGCCCAGGATAGGCGACAAGAAATCGGGTATAAAGATATATTAGAAACACTGAGTGTTAGTGGTTCAGCCCACATAAACACCCAAATTTGTTTGTTAGACCAGCATTGTTCATTGATACAGAGCCAAAATAACATGTTAGAAAATTTGTCTTACTTTTGTTCACATCTAAGTCACTCAGAACTACGTACTTTATTGGCAACTAACGGATTTAGAAAAGATAAAGTATTTCAAAAGGCAGGGTTACTCAGTGGAGGAGAGAAAATGCGACTGGCGATGCTAATTGCTAGTCAACACCAGAATAGCTTATTACTACTTGATGAGCCTGACAATCATCTTGATATTAGAAGTAAGCATATATTGTCGGATGCTTTACTCCGCTATAACAGTGGCTTCATTTTAGTGAGTCATGATCAAGAGTTTGTTTCAAAATGTGGGATAACCCATACGTATTCGTTAACTATTGACTAA
- a CDS encoding glutathione S-transferase — MRARIGIHKAQLQIDLREVNLKQKPVEMLAASAKGTVPILVLDNEQRPPTVIDESLDVMLWALTNNDPDNLLHSHDKSALPSMLKLIAQFDNEFKTCLNAYKASKRYREDNVIECRQACEVFIQELENRLIESSFLMSAQESLADIALVPFIRQFAKVERQWYLQAPYPRVRQWLNFYLQSGMFTRVMAKHEFWVGGGE, encoded by the coding sequence ATGCGAGCGAGAATAGGCATACATAAAGCCCAGCTTCAGATTGATTTAAGAGAGGTTAATCTCAAGCAAAAACCTGTTGAAATGCTCGCGGCTTCGGCCAAAGGCACCGTACCTATTTTAGTGTTAGATAATGAACAACGGCCACCGACTGTAATTGACGAAAGTCTAGATGTTATGTTGTGGGCGCTAACAAATAACGACCCTGATAATTTGTTGCACTCCCATGATAAAAGCGCGTTACCAAGCATGCTGAAGTTGATTGCACAATTTGATAATGAATTTAAAACCTGTTTGAACGCTTATAAGGCTTCTAAACGGTATCGTGAAGATAACGTTATCGAGTGTAGGCAGGCCTGCGAGGTGTTTATTCAGGAGCTTGAAAATCGCTTAATTGAAAGTTCTTTTTTAATGTCAGCACAAGAGAGCTTGGCAGATATTGCATTGGTGCCGTTTATTCGGCAGTTTGCTAAGGTTGAACGTCAATGGTATCTGCAGGCGCCTTATCCGCGGGTTAGGCAGTGGCTTAATTTTTATTTGCAGAGTGGGATGTTTACTAGGGTGATGGCTAAACATGAGTTTTGGGTTGGTGGTGGGGAGTAA
- a CDS encoding Y-family DNA polymerase, giving the protein MFALVDVNSMYASCEKIFDPLARRTGVIVLSNNDGCVVAMCKLAKAKLGNVKFQPYFKISKQVAASGVIVRSSNYELYSDLSASIMDILSRYSPEQHIYSIDESFLRFQTQPKDSWWHLGKEIRRVIWQEVRLPVCVGMGPTATLAKAANHYAKKNKNTGGVSIIDKQNIMTVLQGMAIEDVWGIGGRLGKKLRVMAIDNAWKLSQQPAKLMRQQFSVNIERTVRELQGESCLTWDEVRSPKQQIFSTRAFGEKVTDYASLEQSLVMHGEKVAKKARKQGSLIKMMVAFAHSSPFSDGQIYRRNIHHGFFDATADSRDLAIAASEAAKQIYRPGVLFHKSGVGAIELVDDAMYQRDMFSVQGRDPRVMAALDTINQRFGPDSLSLAAKGIQGKWQMRREMKSPNYTSSWLDMVRINCSHIIKK; this is encoded by the coding sequence ATGTTTGCGTTAGTCGATGTTAATAGCATGTATGCCTCATGCGAGAAAATTTTCGATCCACTTGCCCGGCGAACTGGCGTCATTGTGTTAAGTAACAACGATGGCTGTGTAGTGGCCATGTGTAAGTTAGCTAAAGCCAAACTAGGTAATGTAAAGTTTCAACCGTACTTCAAAATTAGCAAACAAGTTGCAGCATCTGGCGTAATAGTGCGCAGCTCTAACTATGAATTATATTCAGACTTGTCTGCATCGATAATGGATATCCTCAGCCGATACTCGCCCGAGCAACATATTTACTCAATTGATGAATCGTTTCTTCGTTTTCAAACCCAACCCAAAGACAGTTGGTGGCATCTGGGAAAGGAAATAAGGCGGGTAATATGGCAAGAGGTCAGGCTACCAGTCTGTGTGGGTATGGGGCCGACTGCGACATTAGCTAAAGCGGCTAACCATTACGCAAAGAAGAACAAAAATACAGGTGGCGTCAGCATTATTGATAAACAAAACATCATGACGGTGCTGCAAGGAATGGCTATTGAAGATGTGTGGGGGATCGGGGGGCGCTTAGGTAAAAAGCTAAGGGTTATGGCGATTGATAATGCGTGGAAGCTTTCGCAACAACCCGCCAAACTAATGCGTCAGCAGTTTTCTGTAAATATCGAGCGCACAGTAAGGGAATTACAAGGTGAGTCATGCTTAACATGGGATGAAGTAAGAAGCCCTAAACAACAAATATTCTCTACTCGAGCATTTGGTGAAAAAGTCACTGATTATGCATCATTAGAACAAAGCTTAGTGATGCATGGTGAAAAAGTCGCCAAAAAAGCCCGTAAGCAAGGTAGCTTAATAAAGATGATGGTAGCATTTGCTCATTCCAGTCCGTTCTCAGATGGGCAGATTTACCGGCGCAACATACATCATGGTTTTTTTGATGCTACCGCTGATAGCCGCGACCTAGCCATTGCGGCTAGCGAAGCGGCAAAGCAAATATATCGTCCCGGTGTGTTATTCCATAAATCAGGTGTAGGCGCTATTGAGTTGGTAGATGACGCAATGTATCAGCGAGATATGTTTTCAGTACAAGGCCGTGATCCTCGGGTTATGGCCGCACTAGATACCATTAATCAACGTTTTGGTCCCGACTCTTTATCATTAGCGGCAAAAGGTATTCAAGGAAAGTGGCAAATGCGCAGAGAGATGAAGTCTCCTAATTACACCTCATCATGGTTAGATATGGTGAGGATAAATTGTAGTCATATCATCAAAAAATAA
- a CDS encoding peptidase U32 family protein, whose amino-acid sequence MKHKIELLAPGGDVDAIKAAIIAGADAVYCGLDTFNARNRASNISFDELVGVIRLAHQYQCEIFLTLNIVILEREFTTLAKLLSKLVNTTLDGVIVQDIGMFNLIKKHFPSLDIHASTQLTTHNAGQIGFLKKLGASRVNLSRELNLREITELTAVSREHDILTEVFVHGSLCVAFSGLCYSTSASVGNSGNRGRCSQACREEYETTATGHNFPLNIKDNSAFFDLPALIEAGVTSFKIEGRIKGASYVHTVVDSFRKQIDGFIKTGQLLEDGERLYKVFNRDFSNAFLRGDLNQSMFIDNPRDNSKNHAIAKISSTNDKNLISVVQIQEVEHTLYQEKNEINDAVKDKIQYLSIDKVPLTLSFSGQSGSPLSLTVSIENNTQELSTQQTPLVNISKTAAKSFVLQSTSLLTKSEHNGIDHITLDKRFRSLGNAEYVLKEIELRDLSAKLSVPFSELTSLKNEAARVLNHSKALLPAVTLPELERHTKNADSLADTQPQLSILISDESDIHLTTVTSADIYFKLPDAYKRDCTKYIDFLSANPRLIPWFPAVLIGKDYDVAINILEQVAPPLIVTNNTGIAYRANQLGIEWIAGPFLNTTNSYALMAMKEEFDCSGAFISNELNQQQMKNIARPANFKLFYSIYHPILLMTSRQCFFQQSVGCDKPRIDNGCMLSCDKSTSITNLKGVSFAIDKQKAGYPSIYNQDQFLNMQVINDLADLFDGFLIDLTNIGAGDKASPDKVALISQFEQLLAGDAKVEMTLNSMVIESTVSQYHTGL is encoded by the coding sequence ATGAAGCATAAAATTGAATTGTTAGCCCCAGGCGGTGATGTTGATGCCATTAAAGCGGCCATTATTGCCGGTGCTGATGCCGTCTATTGCGGTCTTGATACCTTTAATGCCCGTAATCGTGCGTCTAATATTTCTTTTGATGAACTTGTAGGAGTCATTCGGCTCGCGCATCAGTATCAATGCGAAATCTTTCTGACCTTAAATATTGTGATTTTGGAACGGGAATTTACCACCCTAGCTAAGTTGTTAAGTAAGCTGGTGAATACCACGCTAGATGGGGTGATTGTTCAAGATATAGGGATGTTTAACCTGATTAAAAAACATTTTCCTAGCCTTGATATCCATGCATCAACACAGCTCACTACCCACAATGCCGGGCAGATTGGTTTTCTCAAAAAACTGGGCGCATCGAGAGTTAATTTATCCAGAGAGCTAAACCTCAGGGAAATAACTGAGTTAACCGCGGTGAGCCGCGAACACGATATCTTAACTGAAGTGTTTGTGCATGGTTCACTTTGTGTGGCCTTCTCGGGTTTATGTTATTCCACTTCAGCAAGCGTGGGTAATTCGGGTAACCGTGGTCGTTGTAGTCAGGCGTGCCGTGAAGAATATGAAACCACAGCAACAGGTCATAATTTCCCGCTCAATATAAAAGATAACTCTGCATTTTTTGATTTACCTGCGTTAATAGAGGCTGGCGTGACCTCTTTTAAAATAGAGGGGCGAATAAAAGGCGCAAGTTATGTGCATACAGTGGTGGATAGTTTTCGTAAGCAAATAGATGGCTTTATTAAAACAGGTCAATTGCTTGAAGACGGCGAACGCCTTTATAAAGTATTTAATCGGGACTTTTCAAATGCGTTTTTGCGTGGTGATTTAAACCAGTCGATGTTTATTGATAATCCACGAGATAATTCAAAAAACCATGCCATCGCTAAAATCAGCAGTACTAACGACAAAAATCTAATTTCCGTAGTGCAAATTCAAGAAGTCGAACACACACTTTACCAAGAAAAAAACGAAATTAATGATGCGGTAAAAGACAAAATTCAATATTTAAGTATCGATAAAGTGCCTTTAACTCTCAGCTTTTCGGGTCAATCAGGCAGTCCATTAAGTCTAACTGTTAGCATAGAAAATAACACACAAGAACTATCGACCCAACAGACTCCATTAGTTAATATCTCCAAAACGGCAGCGAAAAGTTTTGTACTTCAATCCACAAGTCTATTAACTAAGAGTGAGCACAATGGGATTGATCACATCACTCTTGATAAACGTTTCAGAAGCTTAGGCAATGCTGAATACGTACTTAAGGAAATCGAGTTACGCGACTTATCAGCCAAGCTTAGTGTTCCCTTTAGTGAGCTGACATCTCTCAAAAACGAAGCCGCCCGTGTATTGAATCATTCCAAGGCGTTATTACCTGCAGTCACATTACCTGAACTAGAAAGACATACTAAGAACGCCGATAGCCTTGCAGATACACAGCCCCAACTTTCTATATTAATCAGTGACGAGTCAGATATTCATTTAACCACAGTCACCTCTGCTGATATTTATTTTAAATTACCCGACGCCTACAAACGCGATTGCACTAAATATATCGATTTCTTATCAGCAAACCCACGCCTCATCCCTTGGTTTCCTGCTGTATTGATTGGTAAGGATTATGATGTGGCGATTAATATTTTAGAGCAAGTGGCACCGCCTTTAATTGTCACTAACAACACGGGTATCGCGTACAGAGCAAATCAACTAGGGATAGAATGGATAGCGGGCCCCTTTTTAAATACCACCAATTCTTATGCCTTAATGGCCATGAAAGAAGAATTTGATTGCAGCGGCGCGTTTATTTCTAACGAGCTTAATCAACAACAAATGAAAAACATTGCACGGCCTGCAAACTTTAAATTGTTTTACAGTATCTATCATCCCATCTTGTTAATGACCAGCAGACAGTGTTTCTTCCAACAAAGTGTGGGTTGTGATAAACCAAGAATAGATAATGGTTGTATGCTGTCGTGTGATAAATCAACCAGCATTACCAACCTTAAAGGTGTGTCGTTTGCGATTGATAAACAAAAGGCAGGTTACCCAAGTATTTATAATCAAGATCAGTTTTTAAATATGCAGGTCATCAATGACTTGGCTGATTTATTTGACGGTTTTTTAATTGATTTAACCAATATTGGAGCCGGTGATAAAGCCTCACCTGACAAAGTCGCATTGATTAGCCAGTTCGAACAATTATTGGCGGGTGATGCAAAGGTAGAAATGACCTTAAACTCGATGGTAATAGAGTCAACAGTCAGTCAATACCATACTGGTTTGTGA
- a CDS encoding S24 family peptidase, producing MNIIPIKAQAGITGFESPASEYQTLPMSLDEILIDHPTATFVGLAVGDSMTGHGIFDGDVLIVDRAARQANMDIIVATLNGVFMCKLYDRKKQCLLSGLDIYKAYQLTDGDEFLEEGIVIRSIRNHRQSTKLARCLR from the coding sequence ATGAATATTATACCGATCAAGGCTCAGGCTGGCATAACCGGTTTCGAGTCACCCGCGTCAGAGTACCAGACTCTACCCATGTCTCTTGATGAAATACTCATTGATCACCCCACTGCCACGTTTGTAGGGCTTGCTGTAGGAGATAGCATGACAGGCCACGGCATATTTGATGGCGATGTATTAATTGTTGACCGGGCAGCCAGGCAAGCCAATATGGATATCATAGTGGCTACGTTAAATGGTGTATTCATGTGTAAGCTCTATGACCGTAAAAAGCAGTGCTTATTGTCAGGGCTCGATATTTACAAGGCCTACCAACTAACCGATGGCGATGAATTCTTAGAAGAAGGCATTGTTATTCGCTCGATTAGAAATCACCGCCAATCAACAAAGCTGGCAAGATGTTTGCGTTAG
- a CDS encoding PilZ domain-containing protein, translated as MQNLTLYQKHQQFDEFFMINHNIPVNMRLLADDFVLPEIDDLHQHMPYEFQIASELSAIDTKALRPLRRLGEHAIELAEFLNHQSRKIDLMMSLILQQHANHKHTYDSIQFGGGGIVLSCENELSIGGTIELKLFLREEASAIFCFAEVIACKPVDDTYHVSLIFTRIREEDQDLLVTASLHLQTANLRKRKNQEKT; from the coding sequence ATGCAGAACTTAACGCTTTATCAAAAACATCAACAATTCGATGAGTTTTTTATGATCAATCACAATATTCCAGTCAATATGCGTTTATTAGCAGACGATTTTGTATTGCCCGAAATTGATGATTTACATCAACATATGCCTTACGAGTTTCAAATAGCTAGCGAACTTTCTGCCATCGACACAAAAGCCTTGCGACCACTTCGGCGTTTAGGTGAACACGCCATTGAGCTAGCAGAATTTCTGAATCATCAATCGCGAAAAATTGATTTAATGATGTCTCTGATTTTGCAACAACATGCAAATCATAAACATACTTATGATTCGATACAATTTGGCGGCGGCGGCATAGTTCTTAGTTGTGAAAACGAATTATCAATAGGCGGTACCATTGAACTCAAGCTATTTCTAAGAGAAGAGGCCTCAGCCATTTTTTGTTTTGCTGAAGTTATTGCTTGTAAGCCTGTCGATGACACGTACCATGTGTCCTTGATTTTTACTCGTATACGTGAAGAAGATCAAGACTTGTTAGTCACAGCCAGTTTACATTTACAAACGGCAAATTTACGTAAACGCAAGAACCAAGAAAAAACCTAA
- a CDS encoding high-potential iron-sulfur protein, whose product MNNVNRRDFLKISGSSIIGLTLGGVALRANAQEQVALDDPTAIALKYVHESKIEGAHCSNCQYIQGEDGKEWRPCGIFPGKVVNAKGWCSAWMKKAG is encoded by the coding sequence ATGAACAACGTTAACCGCCGTGACTTTTTAAAAATATCAGGTTCATCTATTATCGGATTGACCCTAGGTGGGGTGGCATTACGCGCTAACGCACAAGAGCAAGTGGCGCTTGATGATCCAACTGCCATTGCCCTTAAGTATGTGCATGAATCAAAGATTGAAGGCGCACATTGCTCAAATTGCCAATATATTCAAGGTGAGGACGGTAAAGAGTGGCGCCCATGCGGAATTTTCCCTGGTAAAGTAGTGAACGCTAAAGGTTGGTGTTCAGCTTGGATGAAGAAAGCGGGATAA